The following proteins are encoded in a genomic region of Vicia villosa cultivar HV-30 ecotype Madison, WI unplaced genomic scaffold, Vvil1.0 ctg.004187F_1_1, whole genome shotgun sequence:
- the LOC131641870 gene encoding uncharacterized protein LOC131641870 yields the protein MVDRNQNADEMIHMVRNDNIMIENNLTAIVERIMTQNGLNTGFRRPNYTSPIANFIVQTELPRGAKVPKFTKFAGDTSESTVGHIAKYLTEAGDLANDENLRIKYFPSSLTKNAFTWFTTLPPGSIDAWTHLERLFHEQFYMGQSKIIPELELVEMAAGGLDYSIRKKLDTQDMIQKAIKEGRLKFADKPKLKVDSDPLDVSNTNYTEPVCMGDVNMVEVRDHAEIPTVEVKEDVEGALREDEYYVLVEVPKEKDSNLSTEATEGQKIPEEELTQATEGLRKEFEKVQIAEEKIEPINIEGSKKEFE from the exons ATGGTGGATCGAAACCAAAATGCGGATGAAATGATACATATGGTTAGGAATGATAATATCATGATAGAAAATAACTTGACTGCCATTGTCGAAAGGATTATGACACAAAATGGCCTTAACACAGGATTTAGAAGACCAAATTACACATCTCCTATAGCAAATTTCATTGTACAAACTGAATTACCAAGGGGCGCcaaagtcccaaaattcaccaaatttgctggaGATACAAGTGAGTCAACAGTCGGACACATAGCCAAATATTTAACAGAGGCAGGGGACTTGGCTAATGATGAAAACCTTAGGATAAAGTATTTCCCAAGTTCTTTAACCAAGAATGCTTTCACTTGGTTTACTACGTTGCCTCCTGGTTCGATCGATGCTTGGACCCATCTGgagagattgttccatgaacagttttacATGGGGCAATCGAAGATCA TCCCTGAACTTGAATTGGTCGAAATGGCCGCTGGTGGCCTAGACTATTCGAttcgaaagaaactagataccca GGATATGATACAAAAGGCAATCAAAGAAGGCaggttgaaatttgctgacaaaCCAAAACTGAAAGTGGATTCGGATCCCCTCGATGTGTCCAACACAAATTACACTGAGCCGGTTTGCATGGGagatgtcaacatggtggaagtaagGGATCATGCTGAGATACCAACTGTTGAGGTCAAAGAAGATGTCGAAGGAGCTCTTAGAGAGGATGAATACTATGTGTTGGTCGAAGTCCCAAAAGAAAAAGATTCAAATCTTTCAACTGAG GCTACTGAAGGCCAGAAGATTCCAGAGGAAGAACTAACTCAGGCCACTGAGGGATTGAGAAAGGAGTTCGAGAAAGTCCAAATAGCTGAGGAAAAAATCGAACCAATAAACATTGAAGGCTCAAAAAAGGAATTCGAATAG